In one Streptomyces sp. NBC_01241 genomic region, the following are encoded:
- a CDS encoding reverse transcriptase N-terminal domain-containing protein has translation MEPRDKLDTKAVKEAGMADAAPAVIAVVNGPEDDVTDWLSIDWQRVDDDVRRLRQRIFTASQAGDLKRVRNLQKLMLRSRANALHAVRRVTEVNAGRETAGVDGKVVLTAPGKAEVADWVQHRSESWTARPVRRVYVPKPDGRRRPLGIPVILDRCLQAVVLGALEPEWEARFEPRSYGFRPGRGCHDAIESIFLTCRGPNPGRPWVLDADLAAAFDRIDHDHLLRRLGTFPARELVAQWLRAGVVEDGRLTETGEELPRAV, from the coding sequence ATGGAACCGAGGGACAAGTTGGACACCAAGGCGGTGAAGGAGGCCGGGATGGCAGATGCCGCTCCGGCTGTGATCGCGGTGGTGAACGGACCCGAGGACGATGTCACCGACTGGCTGTCGATCGACTGGCAGCGGGTGGATGACGACGTACGGCGGCTGCGGCAGAGGATCTTCACGGCGTCACAGGCAGGGGACCTGAAGAGGGTCCGCAATTTGCAGAAGCTGATGCTCCGTTCCCGCGCCAACGCACTGCATGCGGTGCGGCGGGTGACGGAGGTCAACGCTGGCCGCGAGACGGCGGGCGTCGACGGCAAGGTGGTGCTGACCGCGCCCGGCAAGGCCGAGGTGGCCGACTGGGTGCAGCACCGCTCCGAGTCGTGGACGGCCCGGCCCGTCAGACGGGTGTATGTGCCGAAGCCCGACGGGCGTCGGCGTCCGCTCGGCATTCCCGTGATCTTGGACCGCTGTCTTCAGGCTGTGGTCCTTGGTGCTCTGGAGCCCGAGTGGGAGGCACGGTTCGAGCCGAGGTCCTACGGATTCAGGCCCGGCCGTGGCTGTCATGACGCGATCGAGTCCATCTTTCTGACCTGCCGGGGCCCCAACCCTGGTCGGCCATGGGTACTTGACGCGGACCTGGCGGCGGCATTCGACCGGATCGACCATGATCACTTGCTCCGGCGGCTCGGCACGTTTCCCGCGCGGGAACTGGTCGCGCAGTGGCTGCGGGCCGGTGTGGTCGAGGACGGTCGGCTCACCGAGACCGGGGAGGAACTCCCCAGGGCGGTGTGA
- a CDS encoding transposase has translation MRQRERDAIVVEFAKTDCQACPVRPECTSARRGNRMLTLYPEHLHTVLAAARAEQKTKTWKDKYALRAGVEGTINRATRGRTIRVNTPSGGSMLKV, from the coding sequence GTGCGACAACGCGAACGAGACGCCATCGTCGTCGAGTTCGCTAAGACGGACTGCCAAGCATGCCCCGTCCGACCCGAGTGCACCTCGGCCCGGCGCGGCAACCGCATGCTCACCCTCTACCCCGAGCACCTGCACACCGTCCTCGCCGCCGCCCGCGCCGAACAGAAGACCAAGACCTGGAAGGACAAGTACGCCCTGCGGGCCGGAGTGGAAGGAACCATCAACCGTGCGACACGAGGGCGCACGATACGAGTGAACACACCGAGTGGAGGTTCGATGTTGAAGGTGTAG
- a CDS encoding transposase — protein sequence MSLRPMGLPPVPEQTVRVARAAFPQGSLAIRVRDRLGEVFTDEPFAEAFGVRGAPGLSPGMLSLVTVLQFAENLTDRQAAAMAIRAIDWEYALGLELTDTGFDHSVLPRFRARLVGNGMERVVFDRLLEYCVDAGLVAAGGKQRTDSTHVVSAVRDLNRLELAGESVRAALEALSVAAPDWLARAVDVPEFAHRYGPRVDSWKLPGSKVKRDQLSQVYGQDALRLCRAVWSPDAPAWLREIGAVDIMRQVLVQTYTVRTSSRGKEVVSKREADEDGVPPGHLRLASPYDTDARWSAKGDDLFWLGYKVHLTESCDNTPRSRSRSRSRSRSRSRSPGTAEPDHGCDHHPVDGAGREGHRADPATTRRPRPAARRALPGLRLPLRRTDRDRPQPRNRHGHSRPPRPIRPGQEPRRLRQERLPDRLESPTGPLPPGQHQHRMAPGATTRTRRHRRRVR from the coding sequence ATGTCGTTGCGGCCGATGGGGCTGCCGCCGGTGCCGGAGCAGACGGTGCGGGTCGCGCGGGCGGCGTTCCCGCAGGGGAGTTTGGCGATCCGGGTGCGGGACCGGCTCGGGGAGGTCTTCACCGATGAGCCGTTCGCCGAGGCGTTCGGGGTGCGTGGGGCGCCGGGTCTGTCGCCGGGGATGCTGTCGCTGGTCACGGTGTTGCAGTTCGCGGAGAATTTGACTGATCGGCAGGCCGCGGCGATGGCGATACGGGCCATCGACTGGGAGTACGCCCTCGGCCTGGAGCTGACGGACACCGGCTTCGACCACAGTGTGCTGCCCCGGTTCCGGGCCCGCCTGGTCGGCAACGGCATGGAGCGTGTCGTCTTCGACCGGCTCCTTGAGTACTGCGTGGACGCCGGGCTGGTGGCCGCGGGAGGAAAGCAGCGCACCGATTCCACCCATGTGGTCAGCGCGGTACGGGACTTGAACCGGTTGGAGCTGGCCGGGGAGAGCGTGCGGGCTGCGCTGGAGGCGCTGTCGGTCGCGGCACCGGACTGGCTGGCCCGGGCCGTGGACGTGCCGGAGTTCGCCCACCGCTACGGACCTCGGGTCGACAGCTGGAAACTGCCCGGCTCCAAGGTCAAGCGCGACCAGTTGTCCCAGGTCTACGGACAGGACGCGTTGCGGCTGTGCCGGGCCGTCTGGTCGCCCGACGCGCCGGCCTGGCTGCGGGAGATCGGGGCCGTGGACATCATGCGCCAAGTCCTCGTGCAGACCTACACCGTCCGCACCAGCAGCCGGGGCAAGGAGGTGGTCAGCAAGCGGGAAGCCGACGAGGACGGTGTCCCGCCCGGCCATCTCCGCCTCGCCTCGCCCTACGACACCGACGCCCGCTGGTCCGCCAAGGGCGACGACCTGTTCTGGCTCGGCTACAAGGTCCATCTCACCGAGAGCTGCGACAACACTCCCCGAAGCCGAAGCCGAAGCCGAAGCCGAAGCCGAAGCCGAAGCCGAAGTCCGGGGACGGCCGAACCTGATCACGGATGTGACCACCACCCTGTCGACGGTGCCGGACGTGAAGGCCACCGCGCCGATCCAGCAACAACTCGCCGACCGCGGCCTGCCGCCCGCCGAGCACTACCTGGACTCCGGTTACCCCTCCGCCGAACTGATCGAGACCGCCCGCAGCCGCGGAACCGTCATGGTCACTCCCGTCCTCCTCGACCGATCCGCCCAGGCCAAGAGCCACGCCGGCTACGACAAGAGCGCCTTCCGGATCGACTGGAAAGCCCGACGGGTCCGCTGCCCCCAGGGCAACACCAGCACCGGATGGCACCCGGTGCGACAACGCGAACGAGACGCCATCGTCGTCGAGTTCGCTAA
- a CDS encoding GNAT family N-acetyltransferase, which yields MDTSEVLALFDRQMRRDTLADAPGARVERVGKVVRQVGVEGGWSAVVWSGLDRAYGARPAIAEQVQYFTELGREFEWKLYSHDQPEDLGELLLAAGFEAEPDEALMIARIADLPDGSGLPEGVRLHPVTTPADVELMLSAHEGAFETTADWLRPSLLDMLAESPGAVSMVVAMAGDMPVCGARMELHPGTEFASLWGGGTVPAWRGRGIYRALVAHRAEIAAEHGYHYLQVDASDQSRPILQRLGFAALSTTTPYVYKP from the coding sequence ATGGATACTTCTGAGGTACTCGCCCTCTTCGACCGTCAGATGCGGCGGGATACCCTCGCCGACGCGCCCGGCGCCCGGGTCGAGCGGGTCGGCAAGGTGGTGCGGCAGGTCGGCGTCGAGGGCGGCTGGAGCGCGGTCGTCTGGTCCGGCCTCGACCGAGCCTACGGCGCGCGACCGGCGATCGCCGAGCAGGTGCAGTACTTCACCGAGCTGGGCCGTGAGTTCGAGTGGAAGCTCTACTCGCACGACCAGCCGGAGGATCTCGGCGAGCTGCTGCTGGCGGCCGGGTTCGAGGCTGAGCCCGACGAGGCCCTGATGATCGCCCGGATCGCCGACCTGCCCGATGGCAGCGGACTGCCCGAGGGTGTCCGGCTGCACCCGGTGACTACCCCAGCCGACGTGGAGCTCATGCTGTCCGCGCACGAGGGGGCGTTCGAGACGACTGCGGACTGGTTGCGGCCGAGCCTGCTCGACATGCTGGCCGAGAGCCCGGGGGCGGTCAGCATGGTCGTCGCGATGGCCGGCGACATGCCGGTCTGCGGGGCGCGGATGGAACTACACCCGGGCACCGAGTTCGCCAGCCTCTGGGGCGGCGGCACCGTACCCGCCTGGCGCGGCCGGGGGATCTACCGGGCGCTGGTTGCGCACCGCGCCGAGATCGCCGCCGAGCACGGCTACCACTACCTGCAGGTGGACGCCTCCGACCAGAGCCGCCCGATCCTGCAGCGGCTCGGCTTCGCCGCTCTGAGCACCACGACCCCGTACGTGTACAAGCCGTAG
- a CDS encoding helix-turn-helix domain-containing protein codes for MPGAGRFGRSVAARARGARLGRPPAMTEEQVRHARDLLTHPENSVSSIAKFLGVSRDTICKYVPELKGGRLALAEPTGAAALPRPAQSAK; via the coding sequence ATGCCGGGAGCGGGGCGATTCGGGCGGAGCGTCGCCGCCCGCGCCCGCGGCGCCCGGCTCGGCCGCCCGCCGGCCATGACCGAGGAACAGGTGCGCCACGCCCGCGACCTGCTCACTCACCCAGAGAACTCCGTCTCCTCGATCGCCAAGTTCCTCGGCGTCTCCCGCGACACGATCTGCAAGTACGTGCCCGAGCTGAAGGGCGGACGACTCGCGCTCGCCGAGCCGACAGGGGCAGCCGCACTGCCCCGCCCAGCGCAGTCGGCAAAGTAA